A genomic region of Clavibacter michiganensis subsp. insidiosus contains the following coding sequences:
- a CDS encoding response regulator transcription factor, translating to MSDGPKILIVDDEPNIRDLLTTSLRFAGFAVRAVGNGAQAISAVLEEEPDLIILDVMLPDMNGFGVTKRLRAAGYTAPILFLTAKDDTEDKITGLTVGGDDYVTKPFSLDEIVARIKAILRRTMHADEDAIIRAGELTMDQDTHEVLVGEEPIELSPTEFKLLRYLMLNPNRVLSKAQILDHVWEYDFNGDAGIVESYISYLRRKLDQHSSEPVIQTKRGFGYMLKAAKS from the coding sequence GAGCGATGGCCCGAAGATCCTTATCGTCGATGACGAACCCAACATCCGCGACCTGCTGACCACGAGCCTCCGGTTCGCCGGGTTCGCGGTCCGTGCCGTCGGCAACGGCGCCCAGGCCATCTCGGCCGTCCTCGAGGAGGAGCCCGACCTCATCATCCTCGACGTGATGCTGCCGGACATGAACGGCTTCGGCGTCACCAAGCGCCTCCGCGCCGCCGGCTACACGGCGCCCATCCTCTTCCTCACGGCGAAGGACGATACCGAGGACAAGATCACGGGCCTCACCGTCGGCGGCGACGACTACGTCACCAAGCCGTTCAGCCTCGACGAGATCGTGGCGCGCATCAAGGCGATCCTCCGCCGCACGATGCACGCGGACGAGGACGCGATCATCCGCGCCGGCGAGCTCACGATGGACCAGGACACGCACGAGGTCCTCGTCGGCGAGGAGCCCATCGAGCTGAGCCCCACCGAGTTCAAGCTCCTGCGCTACCTCATGCTCAACCCCAACCGCGTCCTGTCGAAGGCCCAGATCCTCGATCACGTGTGGGAGTACGACTTCAACGGCGACGCGGGCATCGTCGAGTCCTACATCTCCTACCTGCGCCGCAAGCTCGACCAGCACTCCTCGGAGCCCGTCATCCAGACCAAGCGCGGCTTCGGCTACATGCTCAAGGCCGCCAAGTCCTGA
- a CDS encoding sensor histidine kinase codes for MRPVHDYVSEKWNNVSLRTKITSVTVLLLLLGLLVSGAGTMYLLRQQMVSQLDAQLRVTITQLPKVLNTDATMPDTFTQDDVATADPAWFVVLLDAQGDVLADNWTGDSAEHPRVFGLDLARASQINNEIVVFSDNSDKKAWHGIVRVSQNASPDAMEYSTLVVARPLEQVDDLVATYIVIFASFGLAVVVLGAAVTRMLVTSTFGPLREVERTAAAIAGGDFSQRLGGATPNTEVGRLNRSLNMMLSRIDRAFADRAKTIDQMRRFVGDASHELRTPLVSVRGYAELYRMGALQTPEDVSQAMERIEKEAIRMGGLVEDLLELARLDETKPLQLAPVDLYPIARDAALDAMASSQTRTVTALPPMLVNPVGPTLDTDGLEPTQEQSSDAQRGTGGTPGNDATGPIAFAGATLSRFRARRSRRPGETATDALAPVRPDDDDAPVPAEGFAMVQAEENKIRQVVTNLIGNAVRFTPAGSPIELATVVDEAAREARIEVRDHGDGVPPQIREKIFQRFWRADTSRTRETGGSGLGLAIVSAIVAAHRGRVDVVETEGGGATFRVILPLLPSSDSSTTSMPSAPAAPAS; via the coding sequence GTGCGACCAGTGCACGACTACGTGTCGGAGAAGTGGAACAACGTCTCCCTGCGCACCAAGATCACGAGCGTCACGGTGCTCCTGCTCCTGCTGGGCCTCCTCGTGTCCGGTGCCGGCACCATGTACCTGCTGCGCCAGCAGATGGTGAGCCAGCTCGACGCGCAGCTCCGGGTGACCATCACGCAGCTCCCCAAGGTGCTCAACACCGACGCGACGATGCCGGACACGTTCACGCAGGACGACGTGGCCACCGCGGATCCGGCCTGGTTCGTGGTCCTCCTCGACGCCCAGGGCGACGTCCTCGCCGACAACTGGACGGGCGACTCCGCGGAGCACCCGCGCGTCTTCGGCCTCGACCTGGCCCGGGCCTCCCAGATCAACAACGAGATCGTCGTCTTCTCGGACAACTCGGACAAGAAGGCGTGGCACGGCATCGTCCGGGTGTCGCAGAACGCCTCGCCGGACGCGATGGAGTACTCGACGCTCGTCGTCGCACGCCCGCTCGAGCAGGTCGACGACCTCGTCGCCACGTACATCGTCATCTTCGCGAGCTTCGGCCTCGCCGTCGTCGTGCTCGGCGCCGCGGTCACCCGCATGCTGGTGACCAGCACGTTCGGCCCTCTCCGCGAGGTCGAGCGCACCGCGGCCGCCATCGCGGGCGGCGACTTCAGCCAGCGCCTCGGAGGCGCGACCCCGAACACCGAGGTGGGCCGTCTCAACCGCTCCCTCAACATGATGCTCAGCCGGATCGACCGCGCCTTCGCCGACCGCGCGAAGACCATCGACCAGATGCGTCGCTTCGTCGGCGACGCCAGCCACGAGCTCCGGACGCCGTTGGTCTCGGTTCGCGGCTACGCCGAGCTGTACCGCATGGGGGCGCTGCAGACGCCCGAGGACGTGTCGCAGGCCATGGAGCGCATCGAGAAGGAGGCCATCCGCATGGGCGGGCTGGTGGAGGACCTCCTGGAGCTCGCGCGACTGGACGAGACCAAGCCGCTGCAGCTCGCGCCTGTCGACCTCTACCCCATCGCCCGCGACGCCGCCCTCGACGCGATGGCCTCCTCCCAGACCCGCACCGTCACGGCGCTCCCGCCGATGCTCGTCAATCCCGTCGGCCCGACCCTCGACACCGACGGCCTCGAGCCCACGCAGGAGCAGTCGTCGGACGCGCAGCGCGGCACCGGGGGCACGCCGGGCAACGACGCGACCGGGCCCATCGCCTTCGCCGGCGCCACCCTGTCCCGGTTCCGCGCCCGCCGCTCGCGCCGCCCCGGCGAGACGGCGACGGACGCCCTCGCCCCGGTCCGGCCCGACGACGACGACGCGCCCGTCCCCGCGGAGGGGTTCGCCATGGTCCAGGCGGAGGAGAACAAGATCCGGCAGGTGGTGACCAACCTCATCGGCAACGCCGTGCGCTTCACGCCCGCCGGCAGCCCGATCGAGCTGGCGACCGTCGTCGACGAGGCCGCACGGGAGGCGCGCATCGAAGTCCGCGACCACGGGGACGGCGTGCCTCCGCAGATCCGGGAGAAGATCTTCCAGCGCTTCTGGCGCGCCGACACGTCCCGCACCCGGGAGACCGGCGGCAGCGGGCTCGGCCTGGCCATCGTGTCCGCCATCGTCGCCGCGCACCGCGGCAGGGTCGACGTCGTGGAGACCGAGGGCGGCGGCGCCACCTTCCGCGTGATCCTGCCCCTCCTCCCCAGCTCCGACTCGTCCACGACCTCCATGCCCAGCGCCCCCGCCGCCCCCGCGTCCTGA
- a CDS encoding WXG100 family type VII secretion target, which produces MTRYQVDSEAVLSATAAVQGSIGRIQAEVAGLHGQLADLQGSWSGSAATAFQGVVAEWKGTQQRVEEALASINQALSSAARQYAEVEEGNARMFAH; this is translated from the coding sequence ATGACGAGGTACCAGGTGGACAGCGAGGCCGTCCTGTCGGCGACCGCGGCCGTCCAGGGCAGCATCGGCCGCATCCAGGCGGAGGTGGCGGGCCTGCATGGCCAGCTCGCCGACCTGCAGGGCTCGTGGTCCGGTAGCGCGGCCACGGCGTTCCAGGGCGTGGTCGCCGAGTGGAAGGGCACGCAGCAGCGCGTCGAGGAGGCCCTGGCGAGCATCAACCAGGCGCTGAGCTCCGCCGCCCGGCAGTACGCGGAGGTGGAGGAGGGCAACGCCCGCATGTTCGCGCACTAG